A portion of the Clostridia bacterium genome contains these proteins:
- a CDS encoding Uma2 family endonuclease, which translates to MSRPEPPAGQIILTYDDYLTLPDDNNRYEILEGVLYVTPSPTTRHQRVSRNLGFLLMQYVEENNLGEIFYAPYDVILSDISVTQPDLIFVSRARRHIITRDNVQGAPDLVVEILSPATRERDKLTKAQIYARYGVDYYWILDPSAKTLEEYRREGDAFHLVGRYQGAEMVRTTLFPEWELDLGRVFRIPD; encoded by the coding sequence ATGAGCAGGCCAGAACCACCGGCAGGACAGATTATCCTTACCTACGACGATTATCTTACCCTGCCCGACGACAACAACCGCTACGAAATCCTGGAGGGGGTACTATATGTGACGCCTTCGCCGACTACCCGGCACCAGCGGGTTTCTCGCAACCTAGGATTTTTGCTCATGCAATACGTAGAAGAAAACAACCTGGGAGAAATCTTTTATGCGCCCTACGACGTGATCTTGAGCGACATCAGCGTGACCCAGCCGGACTTAATCTTCGTCTCCCGGGCCCGCCGTCACATTATTACCCGCGACAACGTTCAGGGTGCGCCGGACCTGGTGGTGGAAATCCTTTCCCCCGCTACCCGCGAAAGGGATAAGCTAACGAAGGCGCAAATCTATGCGCGCTACGGGGTAGATTACTACTGGATCCTGGACCCGTCGGCCAAAACCCTGGAAGAATACCGGCGAGAAGGCGACGCCTTCCACCTGGTGGGCCGCTACCAGGGAGCTGAAATGGTGCGCACCACCCTCTTCCCCGAGTGGGAACTTGACCTGGGCCGGGTATTTAGAATTCCGGACTGA